In Deltaproteobacteria bacterium, a single genomic region encodes these proteins:
- a CDS encoding sigma-54-dependent Fis family transcriptional regulator codes for MAKILLVDDEPAVTYALGEVLEHHTTARAGSAEEALALLEGVDVVVTDLSMPGMDGLALLRRIRDERPGVPVILLTARGSERTAVAAMKAGAHDYLAKPFDVDELRHVVDRAAELALLRRRDRIAAAERAIGHRIVGHSPALRRLLALVERVAPRDVHVLVTGETGTGKEAIAALLHVHGARASGPLVRFNCAAVPESLAESELFGHVRGAFTGAIAERRGYFEQADGGTLVLDEIAELPPGLQAKLLRVAQDGEIRRVGADAPRRVDVRLVACTHRDLRAWVAAGRFREDLFYRLAVVELVVPPLRARREDIPALAQAFALRHAARFGLDDVELTPELIEELTAQRWPGNIRELDNTIARLVALSGGGRIGPEAHARRSVAATDGGSFRQQVAAFEHRLLAEALQASDGNQSEAARRLGMSRVTFIDRMKKHGL; via the coding sequence CCGAGGAGGCACTCGCGCTGCTCGAGGGCGTCGACGTGGTCGTCACCGACCTCTCGATGCCGGGCATGGATGGGCTCGCGCTGCTGCGACGGATCCGCGACGAGCGCCCCGGGGTGCCGGTGATCCTGCTGACTGCCCGCGGCTCCGAGCGCACCGCCGTGGCGGCGATGAAGGCCGGCGCCCACGACTACCTGGCCAAGCCGTTCGACGTCGACGAGCTGCGGCACGTGGTCGATCGCGCAGCCGAGCTCGCGCTGCTGCGCCGGCGCGATCGCATCGCCGCCGCCGAGCGTGCGATCGGTCATCGCATCGTCGGCCACTCACCGGCGCTGCGCCGGCTGCTGGCGCTCGTCGAGCGGGTCGCGCCCCGCGACGTGCACGTGCTCGTCACCGGCGAGACGGGCACCGGCAAGGAGGCGATCGCGGCGCTGCTGCACGTCCACGGCGCGCGCGCGAGCGGTCCACTGGTGCGATTCAACTGCGCGGCCGTGCCGGAGTCGCTCGCGGAGTCCGAGCTGTTCGGCCACGTGCGCGGCGCCTTCACGGGGGCGATCGCGGAGCGCCGCGGCTACTTCGAGCAGGCCGACGGCGGCACGCTCGTGCTCGACGAGATCGCCGAGCTGCCGCCGGGACTGCAGGCGAAGCTGCTGCGTGTGGCGCAGGACGGCGAGATCCGTCGCGTGGGCGCCGATGCACCGCGCCGCGTCGACGTGCGGCTGGTCGCGTGCACCCACCGTGATCTCCGCGCCTGGGTCGCGGCCGGCCGCTTTCGCGAGGATCTGTTCTATCGCCTCGCGGTGGTCGAGCTGGTGGTGCCGCCCTTGCGCGCACGGCGGGAGGACATCCCGGCGCTGGCGCAGGCCTTCGCGCTGCGCCACGCCGCGCGCTTCGGGCTCGACGACGTCGAGCTCACGCCGGAGCTCATCGAGGAGCTCACGGCGCAGCGATGGCCCGGCAACATCCGCGAGCTCGACAACACCATCGCACGGCTGGTCGCGCTGTCGGGCGGCGGACGCATCGGCCCCGAGGCCCACGCGCGCCGCAGCGTCGCCGCGACCGACGGCGGCAGCTTCCGCCAGCAGGTGGCGGCCTTCGAACACCGCCTGCTGGCCGAGGCCCTGCAGGCGAGCGACGGCAACCAGAGCGAAGCGGCCCGCCGGCTCGGCATGTCGAGGGTGACCTTCATCGATCGCATGAAGAAGCACGGGCTCTGA
- a CDS encoding AarF/ABC1/UbiB kinase family protein encodes MTIESISHMIDSIRIEAPMADPTLRERLLADHDAIPTSALRRLWRTGRSALGVGAALVRSRRGDELDLSQLEGVVHELGGLKGVAMKVGQMLGYLDAGMPPELRQMMSTLQTAAPSAPLEEVHEVLREALGERAQALIDTLEPAPLAVASIGQVHRACLPDGTQVIVKVRHRGIEAALRADFRSASLGKVFAAIAGTPAIRDIIEEARTAFLEECDFELEASRQQRFGEIFADDPDVVIPAIEPAWCGPGVLVARFVGGRSLAEFLATAPAQAERDRIGGALFRFWVRTLYREGLFHADPHPGNFAILDDGRVALYDFGCVRQFDRPLLQGFARLGEATRRDDPAAMSAAIAGLGGVPPGDDAGREHLRQLLRGFFGPLLHEGARAIAADEGFEARTIMRDKLAVGRLQLPGRTLFLFRLRFGLYAVLAQLGAVLDWSALERSWARALVA; translated from the coding sequence TTGACTATCGAGAGCATCTCTCATATGATAGATTCTATCAGAATCGAGGCGCCGATGGCCGACCCCACCCTGCGCGAGCGTCTGCTCGCCGATCACGACGCGATCCCGACCTCCGCGCTACGACGCCTGTGGCGGACCGGGCGCAGTGCGCTCGGCGTAGGCGCGGCGCTGGTGCGCAGCCGTCGCGGGGACGAGCTCGACCTCAGCCAGCTCGAAGGCGTGGTCCACGAGCTCGGGGGCTTGAAGGGCGTCGCGATGAAGGTGGGCCAGATGCTCGGCTACCTCGACGCCGGCATGCCACCCGAGCTGCGGCAGATGATGTCGACGCTGCAGACCGCGGCACCCAGCGCGCCGCTCGAAGAGGTGCACGAAGTCCTGCGCGAGGCACTCGGCGAGCGCGCGCAGGCGCTGATCGACACGCTCGAGCCCGCGCCGCTGGCGGTCGCGAGCATCGGTCAGGTCCATCGCGCGTGCCTGCCCGATGGTACGCAGGTCATCGTGAAGGTGCGCCACCGCGGCATCGAGGCGGCGCTGCGGGCTGACTTCCGCTCGGCCTCGCTGGGCAAGGTCTTCGCCGCGATCGCGGGCACGCCGGCGATCCGCGACATCATCGAAGAGGCGCGCACGGCTTTCCTCGAGGAGTGTGACTTCGAGCTCGAGGCGTCGCGGCAGCAGCGGTTCGGCGAGATCTTCGCCGACGATCCCGATGTCGTGATCCCGGCGATCGAGCCCGCGTGGTGCGGGCCCGGCGTGTTGGTGGCCCGGTTCGTCGGTGGCCGCTCGCTGGCCGAGTTCCTCGCGACAGCGCCCGCGCAGGCCGAGCGCGATCGCATCGGCGGCGCGCTGTTTCGCTTCTGGGTGCGGACCCTCTACCGCGAGGGCCTGTTCCACGCCGATCCGCACCCGGGCAACTTCGCGATCCTCGACGACGGCCGCGTCGCGCTCTACGACTTCGGCTGCGTGCGGCAGTTCGACCGCCCGCTGCTGCAGGGTTTCGCGCGCCTGGGCGAGGCGACCCGACGCGACGACCCTGCGGCGATGTCCGCCGCGATCGCGGGCCTGGGCGGCGTGCCGCCCGGCGACGACGCCGGCCGAGAGCATCTGCGTCAGCTGCTGCGCGGCTTCTTCGGCCCGCTGCTGCACGAGGGCGCGCGCGCGATCGCGGCGGACGAAGGCTTCGAGGCCCGCACGATCATGCGCGACAAGCTGGCGGTCGGCCGGCTGCAGCTGCCGGGTCGCACGCTGTTCCTGTTCCGCCTGCGCTTCGGGCTCTACGCCGTGCTCGCACAGCTGGGCGCGGTGCTCGACTGGAGCGCACTCGAGCGCAGCTGGGCGCGCGCGCTGGTGGCGTGA